A window of Candidatus Thermoplasmatota archaeon genomic DNA:
CCGCCCGACGCCCGGCGCCCGGCGCCCGGGCCTGGTCCCGTTCACGCGGCGGAGAGTTCCTGGATGCGCTCCCGCACGCCCTTGAGCTCTCCCTCGAGCGCGGCGGCGTATTCTTCGAGCCACCGCTTGCGCTCCTCGCGCGTCCAATACCTTCGACGGACCCAGTCGCTGCCCGATTCTGCGTAGCACATGTCGGTCGTTCCTGCGGCGTCGCGCCGCAAGATCCGATAGGCCGCGCAAGGCTATGTCGAGCGCGTGGGCGCGTGACTTCGTCCCGCGCGCGCCCGGTCACGCCGCGAAGCCGGGGGCGTCGCCCGCGATCGTCACGAGGGATTCCGAGGGCCCGGGGGGCGCGAGGCCGTACAGCTCGGCGATGGCGGAGAGCACCGCGTGCGCGCCGGCGAAGCGCGGGTGGCCCCCGGGCGGCACGTCGGATTCAACGGTGACGGTCCCGGCGCCCGCGCGCACGCGGACGCGCGCGCCTTCGGCCTCGGTCGTCCACGTGAGCACGATCTCGCCCGGCCCTCCCGACTGGCCATACCAACGCAGGCCGCGGAACCATCGGCGGCCCAAGAGCTCCGCGACCGCCTCGGCCTCGACGTGCGGAGGGAGGAGCGCGGACACGAGCGTGATGGACGCTCCGGGGACGGGGGACACGGAACGGCCCTCGAGCGCCGCGAAGCCGGCCTCCGTGAGGCGGTAGCCGGCGGGGTCGCGCGCGACGAGGCCGCGCGATTCGAGCCGTCGCAGCGTCCGCACGAGCGCCTGCTGGTGCACGTCGAGCCGCCGGCGCAGGCCCTGGAACGCGACGCGCGCGTCGCCCTCGCGCGCGAGCTCCGTGAGGATCGAAAGCTCGCGGTCGGGGAGCGCGTCGGCAACGCGTGTCGGGCGTTCGAGGTGGAGGTCTCGCTCTCGCGACATCTCGCGTAGCCATGCGCGCGGTCGGAGGATAAGGACATCCGAAGTCGCGCTTCGGGTCCCGCCCGCGTGACCGGACGGGCCCGAACCCGGTCACGGTGCCGGCAGGAGGCCTTCGAGCGTGAGCGTCGAGTGCACGAAGTAGCCGCGGAAGTGCTTGAGCGGCGCCCATTGCCAGCCCTGCCGCCAGTCGTGGAAGCGCTCGTGCTCCTGGGGGATGAGGCGGACCATGCGGGCTTCCTTGCCGGAGAGGAGGACGTCGATCGGGATCGCCGCGCCGAACGTCCCCTCGACCGTGGCGACCGTGTCCCAGTCGCGGCCGTCGAGGCTCGTCTGCACGAACGCCTTCACGCGCGCGTCGGCGGGCTGGAGCGAGGCGCCCCAGAAATCGTCGCTTCGCCACGGCGCGAGGATGGCTTTGCCGCGCACGCGGTCGAGCTTCGCGCCGTCGCCGGCCCAGTACGTGTGGTAGAAGCTCGCGGAGTCGTAGCGGTTGATGCCTCCGAACCAGCAAGGGTGCGTCGTGAAGAAGCGCTCCATCACGTGCGTCTCGCACGCGCGCTCGAGGATGCCGGTCGCGAGCGCGGGCGGCGACGTCGCGACGACGTCCGCGTAGAGGTCGAAGCCGCTCGCGTCGAGGAAGCCCGAAAGGCCCTGAGCCGCCGACTGCGGCGCGCGCACGCGGAGGAAGCGGAAGGCGCGTCCGTCGCCCTCGAACTCGAACTCCACGTATTGCCGATCCGGCGCCCCGGGCGGAGAGGTCGAGACGAAGACGTAGCGACCCGTGCCCGCGAGCGACCACGCGACGCCGTCGGCGCTCGTTTCGACGAGAAGGGGCGTCGTGAAGGGATCCGGCAGCCCGTCCTCGCCGGCGGGCGGCGTGAACTGCTGCTCGACCGCGAACGCGCGCCCCCAGGCCTTGCGGAGCGCGTACGTTGCGTCGCCGAAGAAGTACGTGTTGTGGCCCATGTGGTTGAAGCACGCTCCGCCCGAAGCGGAGAACTCCATCATCGAGACCGCGCCGGGAACGTTGCCGCACCGCGCGACGAGAACGTGATGCACGTCGTGGACGGTCACGATCGCGGAGGCCTCCGACCGGTACCCCGTCGCGTCCGTGACGCGGACGCGCACCGCGTGCGTCCCGACGGGGAGGCTCGCCGACGCGTTCGCGCCGCTCGTCTCGAGGCGGCCGTCGCCGTCGAGGTCCCACGCGAAGACGTAGGGTGCGGTGCCGCCCGACGCGCTCGCGAAGAGAGCGTGGGCATCCAGCGTCCCGTAGTTGTAGGCGCCGACCGGGTGCGCGGCCGAGGCCACGGGGAGCGACACCGTGGGCGGCGTCGTGACGGTGAGGCGGTACGTTTCGGGTCCGGAGAAATAAGGTCGGACGCGCGCGGTCCAGGCGCCGCTTGCCGGGTTCGCGACCGTGATCCGCTCGGGCTTCGACGACGTCTCGCCGGCGGCGCCCGTGGTCGTCGTCCCGCGCGCGAGCTGGAAGTCGAGGTCGTTGGCGCCGCTCGTCCAATCGAGCGTCGCGTCGAGGCGCGCGACGCCCGCGGGCACCGCGAAGGCGTGCGTACGGCCGTCGAAGCTGTTGACGAAGATGATCTCGTCGGGCGCGCCCGCGAGGATCGTGCCCGTGACGTCGAGGAGAACGTTCGGCGCGTCGATGCGGTGGAGAACCATGTCGGAAGCCACCGCGCCGTTCGCGTCGGTCACCGTGAGGGT
This region includes:
- a CDS encoding DUF5320 domain-containing protein; translation: MRRDAAGTTDMCYAESGSDWVRRRYWTREERKRWLEEYAAALEGELKGVRERIQELSAA
- a CDS encoding MarR family transcriptional regulator, whose translation is MSRERDLHLERPTRVADALPDRELSILTELAREGDARVAFQGLRRRLDVHQQALVRTLRRLESRGLVARDPAGYRLTEAGFAALEGRSVSPVPGASITLVSALLPPHVEAEAVAELLGRRWFRGLRWYGQSGGPGEIVLTWTTEAEGARVRVRAGAGTVTVESDVPPGGHPRFAGAHAVLSAIAELYGLAPPGPSESLVTIAGDAPGFAA